In Bdellovibrio sp. ArHS, the sequence TAAAGCCTTTAAGTGTGGCGATCTCTTCTGGTACGGCACCCTTGATTTCATCAATAGAGTTAAAGCGAGTCAAAAGAACTTTCTTTCTTTTTTCGCCTAATCCCACGACATAGTCTAATTCGCTTTCCAAAGAGCTGCTTTCGCGAAGTTTGCGATGGTACGTGATGGCGAAACGATGCGCCTCGTCCCGAATGCCCGTTAGAATATGCAAGGCCTCCGCATTGTGTTTAAAGATCACGGGATTTGATCTGTTAGGCAAAAAGAATCTTTCTTCCGTAGATTCTATTTCCTGCTTTTGGAAATCACTTTCGGTGCGAGCCTTGGCCAAACCGACCACAGGAATATCATTGCGGCCGATCTCTTGCAGGATTTTTATAGCCTGAGCCAACTGTCCCTTCCCACCGTCAATAACGATCAGTTGGGGATCCTCGTATTCCGTGTGCTTAAAGCGGCGACTCAAAACCTCGTACATCGAGGCAAAATCATTGATTCCTTGAACCGTTTTAATCTTATAGCGACGATAGTGTTCCTTGGCGGGAACCCCATCTTCAAACACCACTTGTGAGGCCACCGTCTCAGCCCCTTGGAACGTCGAAATGTCATAACACTCAATACGGCGCGGAAGCTCTGGCAAAGAAAGCTTTTCTTTGATTTCATCCAAACCACGAAGTTTTTCCTCGGATTTAGAGACGTATTTTAAAAAGTGGGCCTTGGCATTTTCATTCGCCATATCCACCAAATTGCGTCCTCGTTCATCCGTCGCAAAACGCACTCCCACTTTATTTCCAGAGCGCTCTTTCAGAACCTCACCCATAAGTTTCGTCAGGTCATTGCCAATATCAACGGCGAGCAAAACTTCGTCTGGAATGAAGTTGTCCTCGTAGTATTGATTCAGAAAATCCACGAGCCACTCGCGAGGATCCTCGGCCGGATCATTGGGATCAAAATGAGGCAAGAAGTGCGGACGCGTTCCGATCACCCGACCTGAACGCACGTGCACTGTTTCCACCAGACAGCCGCGATGATCCCCGAAGAAACCAACTGCATCCTGATCTTTTTCCGAAGTGTCATTGATGACCGCTTGTTTTTCCAAAATGGCTTTGATGGCCTGGACCGAATCACGCAAACGAGCCGCGACTTCGAATTTTTCTTCTTCGGCTGCCACCATCATGCGCTCAGTGATGGTTTTGACGACCTTCTTGTTCTGACCTTTTAGAAAAAGTTTGGCGCCTTCAACCTCAGAACGATAGTCCTCTAGAGAAATATAGTCCACGCAAGGAGCCGTACAGCGTCCGATTTGATAAGTCATACAAGGACGTGTGCGCGATTTAAAAACCGCATCGGTGCAGTCGCGGACTTTAAAAGTTCTATTTAAGAAACGAATCGTCCCCTGCACCGCCAGACCCGAGGTGTAGGGACCGAAATAAAGAGAACCATCTTTTTTGACCTTCCTCGCAACATAAAGTCGAGGATAGTCGTCAGCCCAGGTAAAACGAATATAGGGGTAGGCTTTATCATCGCGCAGTCGAATGTTGTATTTCGGGCGATGTTTTTTTATTAAGGACGCTTCCAGCAAAAAAGCTTCGACTTCGGTCTTCGTCAAAATATATTCAACTTCATGAATATTCTGAACCAACAGACGCGTCTTAGGAGAGTGATCTTTGCTGTCAGTAAAATAGCTTCGCACCCGAGACCGCAAATTTTTTGCCTTACCGATATAGATAATCTTATCGGTTTGGCTTTTCATCAGATAGACTCCACTTTGGGTCGGGAATTCTCTGACTTTGTCGCGAACCTCTTCAAACCTTGAGTTCATTCAAGGCCCTCTTTCAAAACCTCAGCGCTTTTTTGCTCTACCTCACCACTACGCAGTCCCAGATCAATAATTTGCAGACGTTTGATTTCGTCACGAACTTTGGCGGCTTCCTCAAATTCAAGTTCGGCAGAAAGTTTTTTCATCTTAGCGCGCAGTTTTTCGATCTCTTCCTGAAGTTTATCTGGCTGATGCGCAAACTTCGAAGTGACAGCCGCCGTTTTGTTTTCACCTTGCAGCGGCCCTCCGGCCAATGTGCCGTCAAAAACTTCGCCCAAGCCTTCTTTAATCCGCTTACGGATGGATTGCGGAGTGATGCCGTGGTCTTCATTATACTGTTGCTGGATACGCCGACGGCGTTCGGTTTCACCCATCGCTTTGGCCATGCTATCGGTGATTCTATCGCCGTACAGAATCACCTGACCGTTCAGATTCCGGGCCGCACGACCGATGGTTTGAATCAGGGAACGCTCGGAACGCAAAAAACCTTCCTTATCTGCGTCCGTGATGCCGACTAAGCTCACCTCAGGAATATCCAAGCCTTCTCGCAACAAGTTGATGCCGACAAGAACATCAAACACACCCAGACGCAAATCACGAAGAATTTCGGTTCGTTCTACGGTCTGCACTTCACTGTGCAGGTATTTCACTTTAATTCCCAAGTTTTCGTAGTACTCAGTAAGGTCTTCAGCAGAACGCTTCGTCAGCGTTGTGATCAAAACCCGTTCGTTCTTCTTAATACGCTCACGAATTTCTTTTAAAAGATCATCCACCTGATGCTTCACCGGTCGCACTTCAACAACCGGATCGATCAATCCCGTGGGACGAATGATCTGCTCAACAATAACACCCTCGGATTTTTGCAGCTCGTAATTACCCGGAGTGGCGGATACGTAAACCACTTTATCCATCATCGCTTCAAACTCTTGAAAGTTTAAAGGTCGATTGTCCAAGGCTGAAGGCAAACGGAAACCGTGCTCTACCAAAGTCATCTTGCGCGCGCGATCCCCACGGTACATGCCACCGATTTGTGGAACCGTCACATGAGACTCATCGATGAAGGTGACGAATTCTTTAGGGAAGTATTCAAGAAGCGTGGGCGGTGGTTCACCCGGCCCGCGCCCTGTCATATGCCGAGAATAGTTTTCGATGCCCTGACAAAACCCCATCTGCTCCATCATCTCGATGTCGTAGTATGTTCTTTGTTCCAAACGTTGTGCTTCCAGAAACTTCATCTCTTTATTCAAGTCCACCAAGCGCTCTCGCAATTCATCTTGAATGGTGCGGATCGCTCGCTTGAGATTGTCATCACTGGTAACGTGATGACTGCCCGGATAAATGCCAATTTGATCCAGCTCTTCCAAAACCTGTCCCGTTAAAGGATCAATCCAGGACAGTCTTTCAATAAAATCACCGAAGAATTCGACACGCACGGCCCGATCTTCTTCATAAGAAGGAAAGATTTCGACATTGTCACCGCGCACGCGCACGGTTCCGCGCGAAAAATCTACGTTGTTACGTTGGTATTGAATACGAATCAGTTCACGGATCAAATGATCCCGTTTCATTTCCGTATTCGACACGATTTGAATCATCATGCCTTCATAGGCTTCCGGCGAACCCAAACCATAAATACAAGAAACCGAACTTACGATGATCACGTCGCGGCGATCAAACAAAGAACGCGTGGCCGAGTGGCGCATGCGATCGATCTGTTCATTGATCGCGGAATCCTTTTCGATATAAGTATCCGTCGAAGGAATATAGGCTTCCGGCTGATAATAATCGTAATAACTGACAAAATACTCAACCGCATTGTGGGGGAAAAGCTCTTTGAACTCGGCATAGAGCTGCGCCGCCAGGGTTTTATTCGGAGCCAACACCAAAGCCGGTTGATTCAATTTTGCAATCGTGTGCGCCATCGAAAAAGTTTTTCCCGATCCGGTCACACCCAAAAGTGTCTGATGTTTTAATCCCGCCTCAAAGTTTTCCATCATCTGCTGAATCGCACGCGGCTGATCCCCAGAAGGTTTATACTCAGAGACTAGTTGAAAGTTCTTTTTATAAGTAGAGGCCATCCCTTCGAGCATAGCATAATTTCAGAGGCAACCTGCTTCCTTTTTTTGGGTCTACATTGCGTCAATCGAAAGTCCAGGCGAACCCTTTCTGCGTAGTGACATGATTTGCCCTTGATTCACACTGAGCTCCGGTCAAGAGTTTTACTATGAAAAACCTAAAGCGAATTCTGCTCGTTCTTGTGATCTTCTTTAGCGCGGCTGCGTTCTTTGTTTATTTCTCGATGACAAGTGCCTTGGCCCCCCTCGATGGACAATTAAATCTTCAAGGACTTTCTGCACCTGTTAAAGTCACTCGCGACACGTTTGGAATTCCTCACATAAAAGCTGCAAATAAAATGGATGCCCTGCGCGCCCTGGGTTTTGTCATGGCCAGCGAAAGGCTTTTTCAAATGGAGCTATCTCGCCGGATGACCCAAGGGGAACTCAGCGAAGTTTTCGGTGAAATTGCTCTGAACAGCGATAAGCTTTATCGTAGTCTGATGATCAAACGCTCTGTTGAACGCATGCTTCAACATGAAAAGCAAAGTGGACTGTTTGACGAAAAAATGTGGGACGAGATGGCGGCCTATTTCGAGGGCGTCAATCAGTATATCGCCACACGCCCTTTACCGCTGGAAATGAAAGTCCTGGGCTTAAAACCACGACCCTTTTCTCCTTTAGACGCCTACATCATGACCGGTCACATGGCCTATAGTTTTGGCATCGCTTTAAAGGCCGATCCCTTGATGTCAGAGCTTGCAAAAAAACTTTCGGAGGAGCAGTTTCAGGCTCTCAGAAACAACCCTTTGCCCGTCCCCTTCAAAATCGTCGACAACAACGCCGCTTTCCCGGTGTTAACGGAAGGCCTGTTTATTCCCGCTTTTGAAGGAAGCAACTCGTGGTTGATCTCACCTAAAAAATCCCTTTCAGGAAAAAGCATCTTCGCCAATGACCCCCACATCGGTTACTCACTTCCCGCCGTCTGGGTCGAAGCTCACATTCAAACACCGGAGTTTGCGCTTTACGGCCATTACCTGCCCTTGGTGCCTTTTGCGATTTTGGGACATAACAGACATCACGCCTGGGGCTTCACCATGTCGATGACCGATGACATGGATTTGTACCGCGAGACTCTAGATCAAGAAAAGAAAACGGCGTTGTTCAATAAAAAACCCGAACCCTATCAGGAGTGGCAAGAGATCATCAAAGTCAAAGACCAGGAGGACGTCACGATCTCGATGATTGAAACCCGGCATGGGCCCTTGATGGATGCCCTTTTTTCACAGAAGAGTCTGGCTTTAAAGTGGGCCTTTCATCGCAAAGAAAATAATCCGATGAAAGCCTTAAAGCTGATGGCTGAAGCCCAAAGTCTGAACGAATTTGAATCCGCACTGAAGACCGCAACAGCCCCCGGCCTGAATGTCATGTACGCGGATGCCGAGAACATCGCGTGGTGGGTTTTTGGTGATATTGCTGTCAAAAAGAATCCTAATTCCGACATGCTTTTAGATGGAGCCTCCGGCGATGACGAGTATCTGCGTTTATTAGAATGGAACGAAAAACCTCATTCCGTGAACCCTTCTTCCGGTTTCATTGTCACGGCGAATTCGCGACCCGCGATGCTGCCTGCGCATATTCGTGGAGACTTCCAGGCAGATGATCGTTATGAAACTCTGGTTCAAGCTCTTTCAGAAAAAGATCTGTGGAGTGTAGAAGAGTTTAAAACTTTACAAACTGAAAACTACAACATCTTCACAAAAAGAATTCTCGACACATTACTGACGGAGCTACAGTTAACGCCTGAAGAAAACGCCAAATACGTGCGACCTTTGCAAGAATTAAAAGATTGGAACCTTCGCTCGGACATCTCTTCAACCGCAGCCAGCCTGTATCATCAATGGAATAATGATAACATTCTGCTCATTCTTGCAGATTTGCCTGAGCAAGATCGTAAGGAATTTCTGAATACGCCTTATGCGTGGCAGTTTTATCGTCGCACGATTCTTAATGAAAACTCTCCGTGGTGGAAGGACCTTCGCCGCTCGGCTGTTGTCACCACCGGATTTAAGAATGCGGTTGAAAAAGTAAGACAAAAAACTTGGGGAGAGCTTCACACCGTCGAATACATCCATCCCCTTGGCCGCACTCCGCCACTCAACAAGGTTTTCAATCTCGGCCCCTACCCCATCCCTGGCGCCTATAATGAAATCAACAACAACAAAATGCGCGGAATGGGAGGCGACTTCAAGGTGGTAGCGGGCCCTTCCACTCGCCGGATTATTGACTTCGCCGAACCTCAAAAAAGCTGGGGTATAAATCCCATCGGGATTTCGGGCCATATGCTTTCCCCGTTTTACAAAGACCAGGTTCATCTTTTTATTGAGGGAAAATACCGCCAGCAGTGGATGGATGAAAAGGACATTGCGGGAGTCAAAACTCATGAGCTCACCCTGGAATAATTTCCAAGACGTGAGCTTTCGCCCCCCCCGGAAACTCACGGATCAGCATTGCTAAAATTTTTTTCAATCCGGCCCAATCTTAACAATCTATCGCCCCAACTTCTGCTATAAGAACGCCCAATAAACCAAAAGGAGAGTTTCTAATGAAGTATCTTATGGGCGCTTTCGTAATGATGTTTTCTTCTTTCGCATTGGCGGCGGGCCCTTGTGAAAACTACGCCAAAGCCGCTGCTATTCGCAAATACAAGGCGGACTCTGGTGTCATCCAGGGCTCGCAAGGCATTCAATATTGGGCGGTTCAAGAGGCAGGATGGAACAATCCCTATTTGTATACTGTCACGATCGCTGACAACAACGAAGACGGTGAATTCTGGGAAGTGGATTACGAAGTGACGATTCAAGAAAACCACGGCCGCTGCAAAACAGTTTCCGTAAAAGAAGTGGCGAGCCGAGACTGATTTCACATAACAAGGGACTTTACCAGCGTCCCTTGTTTTTCCCAAAGCCCCTTCTGTATAATTGCAAACGCTTGAAAGAATCCTTCCGCTAAAGCAAAACCATGTCATTCTGATTCCAACACAGGAGGCATGATGAAACTTTTATTTCTTTCCGCTTTGGCGGTTTCTTCGTTCTCGCTGCATGCCTGGGCCTATCCCAGCGTGGGAGACAAAGTTCAATGGACCGGGACTGTTCAACAACGCGATGGCACCCAAAAATCGGTGCGTATTGTAAAAGAAGTCGTGAAGTTTAATAAGGACACCCAAAAGTGGACCGTGAAATACGAAGCCACCATGGGCGGCGACGTCTTTTCAGAAAACATCGAAGTCTCAGAACTTTATTCTCCGGAACGTTACAAACAGATTCTGGCAAACTGTGTTACTAGTGGCGGTTCCATCGAAAAAGTCGAAGCCGCCCCCGGAACTTACGAGACCTGCAAGTTGACAACAAAAAACACCGACGGATCGATTGTCGAAAAATGGTGGGGCAATATTCCATTTGGAGTGGTTAGCAAAAATACAAAAGCCGTCGTCAAAGGCACAAAGTTAGCCGATATTCCGGACCTTCAATCCATCGTCGCGGGTCTTTAGCAAGTACACCCCCGACAACTTGTAAAAAAAACGCCAGACATCGCTGGCGTTTTTTTCTACTTCGTCACTTCCCAGAAACTCCCCGTCGGCGTATCGCTGACGGAAATCCCCATACCGGTCAACTTTGCGCGCAGTTCATCCGACTTGGCAAAGTCTTTGGCTTCACGGACTTGCGCGCGTTCTGCCACCAAGGCATCCACTTCCGCACGTTGCAAATTCATCTTAGCTAGCAACATATCGTCAAGCTGGATCAGGAAAGAACTTGCCGGCTCTTGGAATAAACTTAGAATGCGACTGAGCTTTGCCACGAACTGTTTAAAGGCAACGGCTTTCCCCTGTACCGCCGGATTTGTTTTCATGCCCCGTCGGACCTGAGCATTGAACTGACGAACCACTTCAAAAAGGGCCGCGAAAACTTCGGGAGTTCCGAAATCATCATTCAGAGCGGATTCACACTTTTTCCAAGCCTCTTGCGTGATTTTTTCAAATCCTGCGTCAGGGGAAACACCTTCAGCGACGTACTCATCCGCCAAGGAAAGTGCCGAATAAATACGTGCCAACCCTGAGATCGCTCTTTCGACCGCCGCTTCACTAAAATCACTCATCGTGCGGTAGTGCACGGAAAGAACCATCCACTTATAAATTTCTGCGTTGTTGGTTTCCAGAAATTCCCGCATGGTCACAACATTACCTAAAGACTTCGACATCTTCTGGCCGCCGAAATTCAACATATTGTTGTGCATCCAGTATTTTACAAAATGTTTTCCGGTGCAGCCTTCACTCTGAGCAATTTCATTTTCATGGTGAGGGAAAATCAAATCCATCCCACCGCCGTGAATATCAATCTGATCACCGAAGATTTTTTTAATCATCGCGGAGCATTCGATATGCCAGCCCGGTCGGCCAGGCCCCCAAGGAGAAGGCCAGGAAACTTCACCCGCCTTGGCCGCTTTCCAAAGGGCGAAATCCATCGGATTGCGCTTTTTTTCATCCACGTCAACCCGAGCCCCCGCCTGCAGTTCTTCGGGATTGCGACCGCTTAACTTTCCGTAACCATCAAATGACTCGATCGAATACATCACATCGCCTTGAGTTTCATAGGCGATCTTCTTAGATACCAACGTCTGAACCATCTCAAGGATTTCATCCATGTGTTCAGTCACCTTGGGATTGTGATCGTGTGGACGCAGCCCTAAAGACGCAAAATCCTTTTTATATTCAACGATGTACTTTTCCGACAAAGCCTGCGGATCCATCCCCAACTCATGAGCCCTATTGATAATCTTATCGTCCACGTCGGTGAAATTCAAAGCGTAGTCAACTTTATAACCAGAAGACTCCAACCAGTTGCGAACCAAGTTAAAGAACACAACCCCGCGGAAATTCCCGACATGAAGAAGGTTATACACCGTCGGACCACAGACATACATTTTCACCTGACCCGGAGTCAGAGGAACAAATTCTTCAAGCTGCTTAGACTGAGAGTTGTAAATCTTCAACGACATCTTTCACCTATAGTTGTGCCAAAGCTTTTTCGGCGCGCGCGACCAAAGAGTCTTTTTTAATTAGCGGCACCAGAATCTTTAATTCAGCGCCATGAGGTTTACCAATCACCGCCACACGAATCGGCATGAAAAGGTTCTTCCCCTTGGCTCCCGTCTGATTCTTCACTTCATCTTGTATTTTTAAGAACTCATCTTCCGACATATAGTCAGAGGTGTGAGCTTTGACCAGATCGCGCCATGCCGTCAAAACGGCCTTGGTGGCTTCCCACTTCATCGCCTCTTCCGCTTCCGGAAGGATCACATACGACTTATCATTCAGAGGTCTATAAAGCTCAATCGCGTCAGACAGGATTTCCATATAGGGCTTAAACACCGTGATGGATTTATCCTGCCACACAGGATCCTGGGGAAGTTCCATTTTTTCTCGGGCCAAGAACGGCTGAATCGCATTCCACAGTTCCATATTCGGAAGCGCTCGCAAATGTTGCGAATTCATCCATTTGAATTTCACACGGTCAAAGATCGCCCCGGATGGATTCAAACGAGAAATATCAAACGCTTGAATCATGTCCTCCACGGACATGATCTCTTTACCCTCAGGATGCGACCATCCAAGAAGCGCGATGAAATTCAAAACTGCCGAAGCAAGGTAACCTTCCTCTTTCAAAAGACCACACGCCACAGCCCCTTTGCGTTTCGAAAGCTTTTGGCGATCTTCATCAAGAATCAAAGCCATGTGACCAAATTCAGGAAGTGGCCAATTCAAACCTTCATAAATCATCATTTGCCGAAGTGTATTTGGCAGATGTTCTTCCGCACGGAAAACATGGGTGATCTTCATCAAGTGATCATCGACCACGCAGCAGAAGTTATAGACGGGCATACCGTCAGAACGCAGAAGAACAAAGTCACCAACCATATCAGAAGGAAACTTCACTTCCCCACGAACCAAATCGTGAAGCGTGTAG encodes:
- the uvrC gene encoding excinuclease ABC subunit UvrC; this encodes MNSRFEEVRDKVREFPTQSGVYLMKSQTDKIIYIGKAKNLRSRVRSYFTDSKDHSPKTRLLVQNIHEVEYILTKTEVEAFLLEASLIKKHRPKYNIRLRDDKAYPYIRFTWADDYPRLYVARKVKKDGSLYFGPYTSGLAVQGTIRFLNRTFKVRDCTDAVFKSRTRPCMTYQIGRCTAPCVDYISLEDYRSEVEGAKLFLKGQNKKVVKTITERMMVAAEEEKFEVAARLRDSVQAIKAILEKQAVINDTSEKDQDAVGFFGDHRGCLVETVHVRSGRVIGTRPHFLPHFDPNDPAEDPREWLVDFLNQYYEDNFIPDEVLLAVDIGNDLTKLMGEVLKERSGNKVGVRFATDERGRNLVDMANENAKAHFLKYVSKSEEKLRGLDEIKEKLSLPELPRRIECYDISTFQGAETVASQVVFEDGVPAKEHYRRYKIKTVQGINDFASMYEVLSRRFKHTEYEDPQLIVIDGGKGQLAQAIKILQEIGRNDIPVVGLAKARTESDFQKQEIESTEERFFLPNRSNPVIFKHNAEALHILTGIRDEAHRFAITYHRKLRESSSLESELDYVVGLGEKRKKVLLTRFNSIDEIKGAVPEEIATLKGFNRVLAERILLQLNEPDDEDAEVEE
- the uvrB gene encoding excinuclease ABC subunit UvrB; the protein is MASTYKKNFQLVSEYKPSGDQPRAIQQMMENFEAGLKHQTLLGVTGSGKTFSMAHTIAKLNQPALVLAPNKTLAAQLYAEFKELFPHNAVEYFVSYYDYYQPEAYIPSTDTYIEKDSAINEQIDRMRHSATRSLFDRRDVIIVSSVSCIYGLGSPEAYEGMMIQIVSNTEMKRDHLIRELIRIQYQRNNVDFSRGTVRVRGDNVEIFPSYEEDRAVRVEFFGDFIERLSWIDPLTGQVLEELDQIGIYPGSHHVTSDDNLKRAIRTIQDELRERLVDLNKEMKFLEAQRLEQRTYYDIEMMEQMGFCQGIENYSRHMTGRGPGEPPPTLLEYFPKEFVTFIDESHVTVPQIGGMYRGDRARKMTLVEHGFRLPSALDNRPLNFQEFEAMMDKVVYVSATPGNYELQKSEGVIVEQIIRPTGLIDPVVEVRPVKHQVDDLLKEIRERIKKNERVLITTLTKRSAEDLTEYYENLGIKVKYLHSEVQTVERTEILRDLRLGVFDVLVGINLLREGLDIPEVSLVGITDADKEGFLRSERSLIQTIGRAARNLNGQVILYGDRITDSMAKAMGETERRRRIQQQYNEDHGITPQSIRKRIKEGLGEVFDGTLAGGPLQGENKTAAVTSKFAHQPDKLQEEIEKLRAKMKKLSAELEFEEAAKVRDEIKRLQIIDLGLRSGEVEQKSAEVLKEGLE
- a CDS encoding penicillin acylase family protein, which codes for MKNLKRILLVLVIFFSAAAFFVYFSMTSALAPLDGQLNLQGLSAPVKVTRDTFGIPHIKAANKMDALRALGFVMASERLFQMELSRRMTQGELSEVFGEIALNSDKLYRSLMIKRSVERMLQHEKQSGLFDEKMWDEMAAYFEGVNQYIATRPLPLEMKVLGLKPRPFSPLDAYIMTGHMAYSFGIALKADPLMSELAKKLSEEQFQALRNNPLPVPFKIVDNNAAFPVLTEGLFIPAFEGSNSWLISPKKSLSGKSIFANDPHIGYSLPAVWVEAHIQTPEFALYGHYLPLVPFAILGHNRHHAWGFTMSMTDDMDLYRETLDQEKKTALFNKKPEPYQEWQEIIKVKDQEDVTISMIETRHGPLMDALFSQKSLALKWAFHRKENNPMKALKLMAEAQSLNEFESALKTATAPGLNVMYADAENIAWWVFGDIAVKKNPNSDMLLDGASGDDEYLRLLEWNEKPHSVNPSSGFIVTANSRPAMLPAHIRGDFQADDRYETLVQALSEKDLWSVEEFKTLQTENYNIFTKRILDTLLTELQLTPEENAKYVRPLQELKDWNLRSDISSTAASLYHQWNNDNILLILADLPEQDRKEFLNTPYAWQFYRRTILNENSPWWKDLRRSAVVTTGFKNAVEKVRQKTWGELHTVEYIHPLGRTPPLNKVFNLGPYPIPGAYNEINNNKMRGMGGDFKVVAGPSTRRIIDFAEPQKSWGINPIGISGHMLSPFYKDQVHLFIEGKYRQQWMDEKDIAGVKTHELTLE
- the cysS gene encoding cysteine--tRNA ligase, producing the protein MSLKIYNSQSKQLEEFVPLTPGQVKMYVCGPTVYNLLHVGNFRGVVFFNLVRNWLESSGYKVDYALNFTDVDDKIINRAHELGMDPQALSEKYIVEYKKDFASLGLRPHDHNPKVTEHMDEILEMVQTLVSKKIAYETQGDVMYSIESFDGYGKLSGRNPEELQAGARVDVDEKKRNPMDFALWKAAKAGEVSWPSPWGPGRPGWHIECSAMIKKIFGDQIDIHGGGMDLIFPHHENEIAQSEGCTGKHFVKYWMHNNMLNFGGQKMSKSLGNVVTMREFLETNNAEIYKWMVLSVHYRTMSDFSEAAVERAISGLARIYSALSLADEYVAEGVSPDAGFEKITQEAWKKCESALNDDFGTPEVFAALFEVVRQFNAQVRRGMKTNPAVQGKAVAFKQFVAKLSRILSLFQEPASSFLIQLDDMLLAKMNLQRAEVDALVAERAQVREAKDFAKSDELRAKLTGMGISVSDTPTGSFWEVTK
- the gltX gene encoding glutamate--tRNA ligase; the encoded protein is MTSKISPHPRVRFAPSPTGYLHVGGARTALYNYLFAKKNGGEFILRIEDTDEARSTEESLRGVVDDLVWLNLLWDEGVDPKTLQDVGPLGPYRQSQRQDIYKKYADQLLNEGKAYYCFLTDEEIEKQREEAKAAGRSPHVNSPYQEWPLQKALEHIKKGNKGVVRFKTKGLAKDYTLHDLVRGEVKFPSDMVGDFVLLRSDGMPVYNFCCVVDDHLMKITHVFRAEEHLPNTLRQMMIYEGLNWPLPEFGHMALILDEDRQKLSKRKGAVACGLLKEEGYLASAVLNFIALLGWSHPEGKEIMSVEDMIQAFDISRLNPSGAIFDRVKFKWMNSQHLRALPNMELWNAIQPFLAREKMELPQDPVWQDKSITVFKPYMEILSDAIELYRPLNDKSYVILPEAEEAMKWEATKAVLTAWRDLVKAHTSDYMSEDEFLKIQDEVKNQTGAKGKNLFMPIRVAVIGKPHGAELKILVPLIKKDSLVARAEKALAQL